A region of Micromonospora chokoriensis DNA encodes the following proteins:
- a CDS encoding DUF4190 domain-containing protein, with protein MFAFVFPPAGAVLGHIARRQIRTSGEDGDQLATWGLILGYVFTGLTVLACCGWLALVALGNTGDGGRY; from the coding sequence CGGCCGGCGCCGTCCTCGGGCACATTGCCAGGCGGCAGATCCGCACCAGCGGTGAGGACGGCGACCAGCTCGCCACCTGGGGCCTGATCCTCGGTTACGTCTTCACCGGGCTCACGGTGCTGGCCTGCTGCGGCTGGTTGGCGCTCGTCGCGCTGGGCAACACCGGCGACGGCGGACGCTACTGA
- a CDS encoding SDR family NAD(P)-dependent oxidoreductase: MAFDARAADRSGSRPRRDVSRPGVARRARVATPTGSSGPDEPVALGDPVTMRLDGRVALVTGAGSPDGIGYATARRLADLGARVAIVSTTRRIHERAGELGVTGFVADLTDESEVGALADAVAEQLGDVEVLVNNAGLASRASQGVLRPVAQLTYDEWRGEIDRNLSTAFLCSRAFIGGMAERGWGRIVNLAATAGPVNALPTEAAYAAAKAGVVGLTRALAMEMIADGVTVNAVAPGTIYTAASTMAEIKQGLGTPVGRPGTPDEVAAAISFLCSPAASYITGQMLVVDGGNSVREARFR, from the coding sequence GGCGTCGCCCGACGAGCCCGGGTGGCCACGCCGACGGGGAGTTCCGGCCCCGACGAGCCGGTCGCACTCGGCGATCCGGTGACCATGCGGCTCGACGGCCGGGTCGCCCTGGTGACCGGGGCGGGCAGCCCGGACGGCATCGGGTACGCCACCGCCCGCCGTCTCGCCGACCTGGGCGCCCGCGTGGCCATCGTCTCCACCACCCGACGCATCCACGAGCGGGCCGGTGAGCTGGGGGTGACCGGTTTCGTCGCGGACCTGACCGACGAGTCCGAGGTCGGTGCGCTCGCCGACGCGGTCGCCGAGCAGTTGGGCGACGTCGAGGTGCTGGTCAACAACGCCGGCCTGGCCAGCCGGGCGAGCCAGGGAGTGCTGCGGCCGGTCGCCCAGTTGACCTACGACGAGTGGCGCGGCGAGATCGACCGCAATTTGTCCACGGCGTTCCTGTGCAGCCGCGCGTTCATCGGGGGCATGGCCGAGCGGGGCTGGGGTCGGATCGTCAACCTCGCGGCCACGGCCGGTCCGGTCAACGCCCTGCCCACCGAGGCCGCGTACGCGGCGGCGAAGGCAGGGGTCGTCGGGCTGACCCGGGCGTTGGCCATGGAGATGATCGCCGACGGGGTGACGGTGAACGCGGTCGCGCCGGGCACGATCTACACCGCTGCGTCCACCATGGCCGAGATCAAGCAGGGGTTGGGCACTCCGGTGGGTCGACCGGGCACCCCGGACGAGGTCGCCGCGGCAATCAGCTTCCTCTGCTCGCCGGCTGCCTCGTACATCACGGGTCAGATGCTGGTGGTGGACGGCGGCAACAGCGTCCGCGAGGCCCGGTTCCGCTGA